In the Rhinoraja longicauda isolate Sanriku21f chromosome 40, sRhiLon1.1, whole genome shotgun sequence genome, one interval contains:
- the LOC144611389 gene encoding uncharacterized protein LOC144611389 codes for MELRGRSLAKGSQAPRWSCVVELPKSVVAVVMDDFTDRNILEDLLEAGNRRRVAVYIVLDQDNLDNFLEMCGTLELNYLKIRNVRVRCIGGTGFYLTAGRLKGTLNQKFMIVDGDKAFSGSYSFTWSSARLHRSSLAHFTGQVLEAFDTEFRELFACSEAVDLHGRLGIERSMPQLTSSASASAYAAAASQLQPPRSNELRTKFHHPKYLLVMDGLRRAASDNQLAGEKAESKEKALEHSLSRRDSRRGTMKDSKKEGDGESGQAVRDWLLNNDVKGLEIPEPLDDLVPASRMPNMPNMPNRAKDLSSKVRLPSFARAFGAKASGKDKAEPPEEVSRKSTKGKRKKEEAAKGSRLSPEVEGQDKANPVKPSSSFLERQVSTVTTKSKRDKCRVS; via the exons ATGGAGCTCcgcggtcgatccctggcaaagggatcgcaggctccgcggTGGAGCTGCGtggtggagctcccgaagtcg gtggTGGCGGTGGTGATGGACGACTTCACGGACCGGAACATTCTGGAAGACCTGCTGGAGGCGGGTAACCGGCGCAGGGTGGCCGTCTACATCGTGCTGGACCAGGACAACTTGGACAACTTCCTGGAGATGTGTGGTACCCTGGAGCTGAACTATCTGAAGATCAGA AACGTACGGGTGCGCTGCATCGGCGGCACTGGGTTCTACCTGACGGCCGGACGCCTGAAGGGCACCTTGAACCAGAAGTTTATGATCGTGGATGGTGACAAAGCCTTCTCGGGGTCATACAG CTTCACGTGGAGCAGTGCCCGCCTGCACCGTAGCTCGCTGGCCCATTTCACGGGCCAGGTGCTGGAGGCCTTCGACACCGAGTTCCGCGAGCTGTTCGCGTGCTCCGAGGCCGTCGACCTGCACGGCCGCCTGGGCATCGAGCGCTCGATGCCGCAGCTGACCTCCTCCGCCTCCGCCTCGGCCTACGCGGCCGCCGCCAGCCAGCTCCAGCCGCCCCGCTCCAACGAGCTGCGGACCAAGTTCCACCACCCCAAGTACCTGCTGGTGATGGACGGGCTGCGGCGGGCGGCCTCCGACAACCAGCTGGCCGGCGAAAAGGCCGAGAGCAAGGAGAAGGCCTTGGAGCACAGCCTAAGCCGCCGAGACTCCCGCCGGGGCACCATGAAGGACAGCAAGAAGGAGGGCGATGGGGAGAGTGGCCAGGCCGTGCGAGACTGGCTCCTGAACAACGACGTGAAgggactggagatcccggagccCTTGGATGACCTGGTCCCAGCCAGCAGGATGCCCAATATGCCCAACATGCCCAACAGGGCCAAGGACCTGAGCTCCAAGGTCAGGCTGCCCAGCTTCGCCAGGGCCTTCGGCGCCAAGGCCTCCGGCAAGGACAAGGCCGAGCCGCCCGAGGAGGTCTCCAGGAAAAGCACCAAAGGCAAGAGGAAGAAAGAAGAGGCGGCCAAAGGCTCCAGGCTGAGCCCTGAGGTTGAAGGTCAGGACAAGGCcaa TCCAGTGAAGCCAAGTTCCTCGTTCCTAGAAAGGCAAGTCAGCACCGTCACCACCAAAAGCAAGCGGGACAAGTGCCGGGTTTCGTGA